One Jeotgalibaca porci genomic region harbors:
- a CDS encoding YneF family protein encodes MTTGAWIFIVIIGILLGAVGGFFLARRYMMNYFQENPPISEDMLRGMMMQMGQKPSERKVKQIMASMKAQSKASNKKTKK; translated from the coding sequence ATGACTACTGGAGCTTGGATATTTATTGTTATAATAGGAATCCTTCTAGGCGCAGTTGGCGGCTTTTTCTTAGCTCGTCGTTACATGATGAACTATTTCCAAGAAAACCCACCGATTTCTGAAGATATGCTGCGTGGCATGATGATGCAAATGGGACAAAAACCATCTGAACGTAAAGTGAAGCAAATCATGGCATCAATGAAAGCACAATCTAAAGCATCTAATAAAAAAACTAAGAAATAA
- the obgE gene encoding GTPase ObgE — MSMFLDHAQVNVIAGKGGDGMVAYKREKYVPDGGPAGGDGGHGGSIIFEVDGGLRTLLDFRYNRHFRGTPGEKGMSKGMYGKSAKDTIVKVPPGTIVRNAETQLILGDLTELGQQLVVAKGGRGGRGNIKFATHSNPAPAIAENGEPGEELVLDLELKVIADVGLVGFPSVGKSTILSVVSSAKPKIGAYHFTTLVPNLGMVQAPNGIQFAMADLPGLIEGASQGVGLGIQFLRHIERTRVILHVIDMGATEDRDPFEDYETINNELESYQLRLLDRPTIIVANKMDVPGAEENLVAFKKQLVEKFGEEEAPSIFEISAYQNKGLEALLNQTAELVETTESFPLFDEEELESSVLYKLDNEADEIIVTRDPDTTWVLGGEKLEKLFKMTNFDHDESVMRFARQLRGMGIDELLRSRGAVDGDIVRILEYEFEFVD, encoded by the coding sequence ATGTCAATGTTTTTAGATCATGCGCAAGTTAACGTAATCGCCGGTAAAGGCGGAGACGGAATGGTAGCGTACAAACGTGAGAAATATGTTCCAGATGGCGGGCCAGCTGGAGGCGATGGTGGACATGGTGGGAGTATTATTTTTGAAGTAGACGGTGGTCTGCGTACACTACTGGATTTCCGCTACAATCGTCATTTCCGGGGAACACCGGGAGAAAAAGGTATGAGTAAGGGAATGTACGGGAAGTCTGCAAAAGATACCATTGTTAAGGTACCACCAGGCACAATCGTACGTAATGCAGAAACGCAATTAATTTTAGGTGATTTAACTGAATTAGGACAACAATTGGTAGTCGCTAAAGGTGGACGTGGCGGACGTGGAAATATTAAGTTCGCAACGCACAGTAATCCGGCTCCTGCAATCGCAGAAAACGGTGAACCGGGCGAAGAGCTTGTCTTGGATTTAGAATTAAAAGTTATCGCAGATGTGGGTCTTGTAGGTTTCCCGTCAGTTGGAAAATCAACAATTCTATCAGTTGTTTCATCAGCAAAACCTAAAATTGGCGCGTACCACTTTACAACATTGGTTCCAAACTTAGGAATGGTACAAGCGCCTAATGGTATTCAATTCGCTATGGCAGACTTACCAGGATTAATCGAAGGCGCATCGCAAGGTGTCGGCTTAGGTATTCAGTTCCTACGCCATATTGAACGGACACGTGTTATTCTTCATGTTATCGACATGGGCGCAACTGAAGACCGAGATCCTTTTGAAGATTACGAAACAATCAATAACGAATTGGAAAGCTATCAATTACGTTTGTTGGATAGACCGACAATTATTGTTGCTAACAAAATGGATGTGCCGGGAGCGGAAGAAAATCTCGTTGCATTCAAGAAGCAACTAGTAGAAAAATTCGGTGAAGAAGAAGCACCAAGCATTTTCGAAATCTCAGCATACCAAAATAAAGGACTAGAAGCTTTGTTGAACCAAACAGCTGAACTAGTTGAGACAACTGAATCATTCCCATTATTTGATGAGGAAGAATTGGAAAGTTCTGTACTTTACAAACTGGATAACGAAGCAGATGAAATTATCGTGACGAGAGACCCGGATACTACATGGGTACTAGGTGGCGAGAAACTTGAAAAACTATTCAAGATGACAAACTTCGATCACGATGAGAGCGTGATGCGTTTTGCGCGTCAATTACGTGGTATGGGAATCGATGAATTACTACGTTCTCGTGGCGCAGTTGACGGAGACATTGTCCGTATCTTGGAATATGAATTTGAATTTGTCGATTAG
- the glyS gene encoding glycine--tRNA ligase subunit beta: MTETLLIEIGLEELPARFVRASSEQLTERITRYLTENRIHFGDVHTFATPRRLAVQIKDVADQQEDIVENAKGPAKKIAQDADGNWTKAAQGFARGQGVSTDVLYFETIKDVEYVYAKKEIKGIKAIEVIKSIPDVIKEMNFPVTMHWGASAFEFIRPVHWFVVMMGDQVVPCSFLGVESGNLSQGHRFLGEAATIVHADDYASTLKEQFVIADLEERKEMIIKQFSALEAANNWIIPQDNTLLEEVVSLVEYPTAFAGEYDARYLDLPEEVLITSMKAHQRYFEATDKSGKLLPHFIGVRNGDANHLQNVVLGNQKVLTARLEDGLFFYEEDKRTSIASSVEKLASVSFHAKIGSLAEKMANTAQLSSYLAEMIEMGTEQKENLQRAASIYKFDLVSNMVSEFPELQGVMGEKYALMAGEKPEVAAAIREHYLPLSSEGDVPQSVVGSVLAVADKLDSVISFFKQGMIPTGSNDPYALRRQTIGIVQIIEANNWSFSFKELLEVALENIYGLKDAAQIEGLVEAITSFTKSRVLQKLQSYHISHDIQEAILHAENDDILMSIHYAQALAAHQADEDYKMVVEALARVVNISHKEVAPYTVASELLETASEKNLYVQGNHLATIWNQATIEEAYQALRDLTPYITAYFEENMVMVDNATVKQNRLATLARISQHILQVADVRKLITK, translated from the coding sequence ATGACTGAAACATTATTAATTGAAATTGGTTTAGAAGAATTACCCGCACGTTTTGTACGCGCAAGCAGCGAGCAACTAACAGAACGTATTACGCGTTATTTAACTGAGAATCGCATTCATTTTGGAGATGTACATACATTTGCTACTCCAAGACGTCTTGCGGTTCAGATTAAAGATGTAGCGGATCAGCAAGAAGATATTGTTGAAAATGCTAAAGGTCCTGCAAAGAAAATTGCACAGGATGCGGATGGTAATTGGACGAAGGCTGCACAAGGATTTGCACGCGGTCAAGGTGTTTCAACTGATGTGTTGTATTTTGAAACAATTAAAGATGTTGAATATGTCTACGCGAAGAAAGAAATCAAGGGAATTAAAGCAATCGAAGTAATCAAATCTATTCCTGATGTAATTAAAGAAATGAACTTCCCTGTAACGATGCACTGGGGAGCCTCAGCGTTTGAATTTATTCGTCCGGTACATTGGTTTGTCGTGATGATGGGAGATCAAGTGGTTCCGTGTTCATTCTTAGGAGTTGAATCTGGTAATCTATCGCAAGGACATCGTTTCTTGGGTGAGGCTGCTACCATTGTTCACGCTGATGACTATGCAAGCACTCTAAAAGAGCAATTTGTTATTGCCGACTTAGAAGAACGTAAAGAAATGATAATCAAGCAATTTTCTGCGCTAGAAGCAGCTAATAACTGGATTATTCCACAAGACAACACTTTGTTGGAAGAAGTCGTTTCATTAGTCGAATACCCAACAGCTTTTGCTGGAGAATACGATGCAAGATACCTAGATCTACCAGAAGAAGTATTGATCACTTCCATGAAGGCGCACCAACGCTATTTTGAAGCAACTGATAAGAGTGGAAAACTGCTTCCTCATTTTATTGGAGTGCGTAATGGAGACGCCAATCATCTGCAAAATGTTGTATTAGGGAATCAAAAAGTATTAACAGCTCGTTTGGAAGATGGTTTGTTCTTCTATGAAGAAGATAAACGTACGAGTATCGCTTCATCTGTAGAAAAATTAGCATCAGTTTCTTTCCATGCTAAGATCGGTTCGTTGGCAGAGAAAATGGCCAATACCGCACAGCTAAGTAGCTATCTGGCAGAAATGATTGAGATGGGAACAGAGCAAAAAGAAAATCTTCAACGCGCTGCCAGCATCTACAAATTTGATTTAGTAAGTAATATGGTTTCTGAATTCCCAGAACTACAAGGTGTGATGGGAGAAAAATATGCATTGATGGCTGGAGAAAAGCCAGAAGTTGCAGCTGCGATTCGTGAGCATTACTTACCACTATCAAGCGAAGGTGACGTTCCACAATCAGTCGTCGGTTCAGTCTTAGCGGTTGCTGACAAGTTAGATAGCGTTATTAGTTTCTTTAAACAAGGTATGATTCCAACGGGATCAAATGATCCGTATGCATTGCGTCGTCAAACAATTGGAATTGTTCAAATTATCGAAGCAAATAACTGGTCATTCTCCTTTAAAGAGCTATTAGAAGTAGCACTGGAGAATATCTACGGTCTTAAAGATGCTGCTCAAATTGAAGGGCTTGTCGAAGCAATCACGTCATTCACTAAGAGTCGCGTGCTTCAGAAATTACAAAGCTATCATATTTCGCATGATATACAAGAAGCTATCTTACATGCCGAAAATGATGATATCTTAATGAGTATTCACTATGCACAAGCACTTGCTGCACACCAAGCAGATGAAGACTACAAAATGGTAGTTGAAGCATTGGCACGGGTGGTTAATATCTCTCATAAAGAGGTTGCACCTTATACTGTCGCTAGCGAATTACTTGAAACGGCAAGCGAGAAAAACCTATACGTTCAAGGTAACCACCTGGCAACGATATGGAACCAAGCAACAATTGAGGAAGCTTATCAAGCATTGCGTGATTTAACACCTTATATCACAGCTTACTTCGAGGAAAACATGGTTATGGTAGACAACGCTACGGTAAAACAAAACCGTCTCGCTACTTTAGCAAGAATCAGTCAACATATACTGCAAGTAGCTGATGTACGTAAACTTATTACGAAATAA
- the rnz gene encoding ribonuclease Z: protein MKIQFLGTGAGVPSTIRNLSSIALKLLDEINEIWLFDCGEGTQQRILKTSLKPRKVTKIFVTHLHGDHIFGLPGFLSSRAFQGGDSPLTVYGPKGIKDYVLTSLRVSQSHLRYPIFFHEIENEGVIFEDEHFKVTAGKLVHGIPSFGFRIEEADYPGELLVEKLKADRVPAGPLYGKLKNGETVTLEDGRTINGKDYIGQASPGRTVTILGDTRFTPKSIELAKDADVLVHESTFDKESQKIARDYYHSTCMDAAKVAQQAGVGQLYLTHISSRYLSKDQKQLEVDARTVFNKTKLVSDYDEFDIKLLKV, encoded by the coding sequence GTGAAAATACAATTTTTGGGGACTGGTGCTGGCGTCCCTTCAACGATTAGAAACTTGAGTAGTATTGCATTAAAGCTATTAGATGAAATTAACGAAATATGGCTATTTGATTGCGGAGAAGGTACACAACAGAGAATTCTTAAGACGTCTTTGAAACCTCGAAAAGTAACAAAAATATTTGTAACCCATCTTCATGGAGATCATATTTTTGGATTGCCGGGATTTTTGAGCAGTCGTGCTTTTCAAGGAGGAGACTCCCCGTTGACCGTTTACGGACCAAAAGGGATTAAAGACTATGTCTTGACGAGTTTGCGTGTCTCTCAATCACATCTCCGTTACCCGATTTTTTTCCATGAAATTGAAAACGAAGGCGTTATTTTCGAGGACGAACATTTCAAGGTAACAGCTGGGAAGCTTGTGCATGGTATTCCGTCATTTGGTTTTCGGATTGAAGAAGCGGATTATCCAGGCGAACTTTTGGTTGAAAAATTAAAAGCTGATAGAGTACCAGCAGGACCTTTGTATGGCAAGTTGAAAAATGGCGAGACCGTCACACTTGAAGACGGGCGGACTATTAATGGGAAAGATTACATCGGTCAGGCCAGCCCAGGGCGAACCGTCACTATTTTAGGTGATACGCGTTTTACTCCAAAAAGTATTGAACTTGCTAAAGATGCGGATGTACTGGTTCACGAATCAACGTTTGATAAGGAGAGCCAAAAGATTGCCCGAGACTATTACCATTCCACCTGTATGGATGCAGCAAAGGTTGCCCAACAGGCAGGAGTAGGGCAGTTGTATTTGACGCATATTAGTTCGCGTTATCTAAGTAAAGATCAAAAGCAACTGGAAGTAGATGCACGCACCGTTTTTAATAAGACAAAACTGGTGAGTGATTATGACGAGTTCGATATTAAGTTGTTAAAAGTCTAA
- the recO gene encoding DNA repair protein RecO, whose translation MSKEQSKTFEAIVISLRKHKEKDALVKLFTLEHGKRMFFIRNLFKANHSLKSALLPFTYSTFEGTVQADGLSFLRDYKDSRNFRKIHEDIYLNAYATYISNLSDAAIEDRVINRELFTLLLDSLEAMEEGQDAEIIVNIFEMNMLHYFGVHPDLASCRVCGSQVEPFDYSARFSGVLCSHHFHEDPNRLHINPAAIYFARLFLKIKPHQVKDITIKAENKKAIREFIDFLYDEYVGIRLKSKSYIDQMYEWEKILEETLVKKKESDE comes from the coding sequence ATGAGTAAAGAGCAAAGTAAAACGTTCGAAGCGATTGTTATTTCGCTTAGGAAACATAAAGAGAAAGATGCGCTTGTCAAGCTGTTTACTTTGGAACATGGCAAACGCATGTTTTTTATTCGAAATTTATTCAAAGCGAATCACAGCCTGAAGTCTGCCTTATTACCTTTTACCTATTCAACCTTTGAAGGAACGGTTCAAGCGGATGGCCTTTCTTTCTTGCGGGACTACAAAGACAGCCGGAACTTTCGGAAGATACATGAAGATATCTATTTGAATGCCTACGCTACTTACATTTCCAACCTCAGTGATGCAGCGATTGAAGACAGAGTTATCAATCGTGAGCTATTTACACTCTTATTGGATAGTTTGGAAGCGATGGAAGAGGGCCAGGATGCAGAAATCATTGTTAATATCTTTGAGATGAACATGTTGCATTACTTTGGTGTGCATCCCGATTTAGCGTCTTGCCGTGTTTGTGGGAGTCAAGTGGAACCATTTGATTATTCCGCACGCTTTTCAGGTGTGCTCTGCAGCCACCATTTTCATGAAGACCCTAATCGGTTGCATATAAATCCAGCAGCTATCTATTTTGCGCGCCTTTTCTTAAAAATCAAGCCGCATCAGGTGAAGGATATCACGATTAAAGCTGAGAACAAAAAAGCAATTAGAGAATTTATTGACTTTCTTTACGATGAGTATGTCGGAATCCGACTCAAAAGTAAGTCTTATATCGATCAGATGTACGAATGGGAAAAAATATTAGAAGAAACACTCGTCAAAAAAAAGGAAAGCGATGAATAA
- a CDS encoding LapA family protein — protein MKNEWRLVIGITIVVLIISFAILNGESVPISYGFGEISAPLIIVMGISLLLGSILTLMVSTSSALRHKKELKSLRKKVDNQAIETEEAVKRAGQDYHTQIQELEATIAKKDALIQQYEAEKSSNTYTDLNHDI, from the coding sequence ATGAAAAATGAATGGCGTTTGGTAATCGGTATTACGATTGTTGTGTTAATTATTTCGTTTGCTATTTTGAATGGGGAGTCAGTTCCTATCAGTTATGGATTTGGAGAAATTAGTGCGCCATTAATTATTGTAATGGGTATCTCATTGCTTTTGGGCTCGATTCTGACACTGATGGTTTCAACATCATCAGCTCTAAGACATAAGAAAGAATTAAAATCATTGCGTAAAAAAGTCGATAATCAAGCGATTGAAACAGAAGAAGCTGTTAAACGCGCCGGCCAAGATTATCACACTCAAATTCAAGAGCTGGAAGCTACAATCGCAAAGAAAGATGCGTTAATCCAGCAATATGAAGCTGAAAAAAGTTCGAACACTTATACCGATTTAAATCACGATATTTAA
- the lexA gene encoding transcriptional repressor LexA: MAGNKDTRQMQVLNYIYTQVQEKGYPPTVREIGNAVDLSSTSTVHGHLSRLEKAGLIYRDPTKPRAIEVTDMGLSKLGIKSDQMPLLGVVTAGEPILAVEEATDFFPIPPNFKNISDDLFMLTIRGESMINVGILNNDSVIVKKQSSAQNGEIVIAITDEDEATCKRFFKEKNHIRLQPENDTMDPIILDNVRILGKVIGLYRSHIQ; encoded by the coding sequence ATGGCTGGAAATAAGGATACACGCCAAATGCAAGTTTTAAATTATATATATACGCAAGTTCAAGAAAAAGGCTATCCACCTACTGTTCGGGAAATCGGAAACGCTGTGGACCTTTCATCTACTTCTACTGTTCACGGTCATTTATCGCGCTTGGAAAAAGCTGGACTCATTTATCGTGACCCGACTAAACCACGTGCTATTGAAGTGACAGACATGGGCCTCAGCAAATTAGGAATTAAAAGCGACCAAATGCCACTCCTCGGGGTTGTAACGGCAGGAGAACCTATTTTAGCTGTTGAGGAAGCAACCGACTTCTTCCCTATTCCACCAAACTTCAAGAATATATCTGATGATTTATTCATGCTGACCATCAGAGGAGAAAGCATGATTAACGTAGGGATTTTAAATAATGACTCTGTTATTGTCAAAAAACAAAGCAGTGCACAAAATGGCGAAATTGTTATTGCTATAACAGATGAAGATGAAGCCACTTGTAAACGATTCTTTAAAGAAAAAAATCATATTCGTTTACAGCCCGAGAATGATACGATGGATCCCATTATACTTGATAACGTAAGAATATTAGGTAAGGTAATCGGGTTATACAGAAGTCATATTCAATAA
- a CDS encoding adenine phosphoribosyltransferase — protein sequence MNLKDYITDVVDFPEKGIIFRDISPLMQDGDAYRFAVNEIVEFAKDLGVDKVVGPEARGFMVGCPVAVGLGCGFAMARKKGKLPRETVEVDYGLEYGEATLQLHSDAVKPGEKVLICDDLLATGGTTLATVELIEKLGGEVVGLAFLIELMDLKGRDKIEKYTIKTLMEY from the coding sequence ATGAATTTGAAAGATTATATTACTGACGTAGTAGATTTTCCCGAAAAAGGAATTATCTTCCGCGACATCTCACCACTTATGCAAGATGGGGACGCGTATCGCTTTGCAGTAAATGAAATCGTCGAGTTTGCAAAAGATTTAGGCGTTGATAAAGTTGTTGGACCTGAAGCACGTGGATTTATGGTTGGTTGTCCAGTTGCTGTTGGCCTAGGCTGTGGCTTCGCTATGGCGCGTAAAAAGGGTAAACTTCCACGCGAAACAGTTGAAGTTGATTACGGTTTAGAGTACGGAGAAGCAACGCTTCAATTGCACTCTGACGCAGTAAAACCAGGCGAAAAAGTTCTTATCTGTGATGATTTGTTAGCTACAGGTGGAACAACGCTCGCAACAGTTGAATTAATTGAAAAGCTAGGCGGAGAAGTTGTTGGACTAGCATTCTTAATTGAATTAATGGACCTTAAAGGCCGTGACAAGATTGAGAAATACACAATTAAAACATTGATGGAATATTAA
- the recJ gene encoding single-stranded-DNA-specific exonuclease RecJ → MLNARLNWQLKEKSFQDESLVALKKNTSYSDAFLLLCIQRGLETKEQVAHFIQPTDEVFHDPHLMHDMAVAVKRITRAIENGESIVVYGDYDADGITSTTILVEAIEILGGNVSFYLPNRFKDGYGPNSTVFKQLIEEGAELIITCDNGVSGHEAIDLAMKLGTDVIVTDHHELPEVLPEAYCIIHPRHPEGAYPFGDLSGAGVALKVAAALFERTPYEFLDVAAIGTVSDLVSLTDENRWIVQHGIEALKNTERMGLHLLLEKASVSLDAISEETIGFVIGPRLNALGRLHNASPGVHLLLSFDEEELAEIVENIQQTNSKRQEIVSSIFESAINKVKQWEELPDIIILNDDSWHEGVLGIVASRIVEETGRPTILLHSNPETGIAKGSGRSIGSFHLFEALSSCSDYLLKFGGHTMAAGMSVNTENIPQLLTAMNEYAAPLHDEIVKGDLIQIDEILTLSDVNIDLLKEIELLRPFGTDNPKPIFGFEDVPATNVKKIGADLKHLKLIFQSENDSLDVIGFNKGHLAAHLDNQNAVSAVGELSINTWRDISKPQLQLKDVKVDTAQYFDRRQSKFDPESLKHTNSVYLFFNQKFFDKASEELPPQSVAVLLESEEEIPAFSSDLVNLVILDCPTNLDILSQFLARHPFDNYFVYAYPIDLIQAQGMPTKDVFARTYKYLYSKKDIPVREKINDLATFLKIDKNILIFVIQVFLEAKFVTIDYGVLNPVPNPPKQVLTETAVYKKRYKKLQSERMFIYSSFADLSNWLKK, encoded by the coding sequence TTGTTAAATGCACGATTAAATTGGCAGTTAAAAGAAAAATCTTTCCAGGATGAATCATTGGTTGCTCTTAAAAAGAACACTTCATACAGTGATGCTTTTCTATTATTATGTATCCAAAGAGGACTCGAAACAAAAGAACAAGTAGCACATTTTATTCAGCCAACAGATGAAGTGTTTCATGACCCGCATTTAATGCATGACATGGCTGTTGCGGTTAAGCGTATTACCCGTGCAATTGAAAACGGTGAAAGTATCGTCGTGTATGGTGATTACGATGCAGATGGTATTACAAGTACAACTATTTTAGTTGAAGCCATTGAAATACTAGGCGGAAATGTGTCATTCTATCTGCCTAATCGTTTTAAGGATGGTTACGGACCAAATAGTACTGTTTTTAAGCAGTTGATTGAAGAGGGCGCTGAGTTAATCATTACGTGTGATAACGGAGTCAGTGGTCACGAGGCGATTGATCTTGCCATGAAATTGGGTACGGATGTCATCGTTACGGACCATCATGAATTACCGGAAGTACTCCCAGAAGCGTATTGTATTATTCACCCGCGTCATCCGGAAGGTGCTTACCCATTTGGTGATTTATCTGGAGCGGGAGTGGCGCTAAAAGTAGCAGCTGCGCTTTTTGAAAGAACACCGTATGAATTTTTGGATGTTGCAGCAATTGGGACCGTCAGTGACCTCGTTAGCTTGACAGATGAAAACAGGTGGATTGTACAACATGGGATTGAAGCGTTAAAAAATACCGAACGAATGGGTCTGCACTTATTGCTTGAAAAGGCATCAGTATCCCTTGACGCAATTAGTGAGGAGACGATTGGCTTTGTGATTGGCCCGCGCTTAAATGCGCTAGGGCGTCTGCATAACGCCTCACCAGGTGTGCATCTATTATTGTCATTCGATGAAGAAGAATTGGCAGAAATTGTTGAAAATATCCAACAGACAAATAGCAAAAGACAAGAAATCGTGTCGTCTATTTTCGAATCTGCTATCAATAAAGTGAAACAGTGGGAAGAGTTGCCAGATATCATTATTTTAAATGATGATTCTTGGCATGAAGGAGTACTGGGAATTGTTGCCAGCCGTATCGTCGAAGAAACCGGGCGTCCGACTATTTTATTACACTCCAATCCGGAAACCGGGATTGCGAAAGGGTCAGGACGGAGCATTGGCTCTTTCCATCTCTTCGAAGCACTCTCAAGTTGCTCAGACTATCTTCTGAAGTTTGGTGGACACACCATGGCTGCCGGGATGAGCGTGAATACGGAAAATATTCCGCAATTACTTACGGCAATGAATGAGTATGCAGCACCTTTGCATGATGAGATAGTGAAAGGCGATTTGATTCAGATTGATGAAATATTGACACTAAGTGACGTTAACATCGATTTATTAAAGGAAATCGAATTATTACGCCCCTTTGGAACAGACAATCCTAAACCAATCTTTGGTTTTGAGGATGTCCCCGCGACAAATGTCAAAAAAATCGGTGCCGATTTGAAACATTTGAAGTTAATATTCCAATCGGAAAATGATTCGTTAGATGTTATCGGCTTTAATAAAGGTCATTTAGCAGCTCATTTGGATAATCAAAATGCTGTATCTGCCGTAGGTGAGTTGAGTATTAATACATGGCGTGATATTTCGAAGCCACAACTGCAATTAAAAGATGTCAAAGTCGATACAGCACAGTATTTCGATCGTCGGCAATCTAAGTTTGATCCTGAATCTTTAAAGCATACGAATAGCGTTTATCTCTTTTTCAATCAGAAGTTCTTTGATAAGGCGAGTGAAGAATTACCGCCTCAATCAGTTGCAGTCTTACTTGAGAGCGAGGAGGAAATCCCTGCTTTCTCTTCTGATTTGGTAAATCTTGTCATTTTAGATTGTCCAACTAATTTAGATATTTTAAGTCAGTTCCTTGCTCGTCATCCTTTTGATAATTACTTTGTATATGCATATCCGATTGACTTGATTCAAGCACAAGGGATGCCAACCAAAGATGTTTTTGCCCGTACTTACAAATATCTCTATTCTAAAAAAGATATACCAGTCAGAGAAAAAATTAATGACCTGGCAACTTTCTTAAAAATAGATAAGAATATACTGATTTTTGTGATTCAGGTGTTTTTAGAGGCAAAATTTGTTACAATTGACTACGGCGTTCTTAATCCAGTTCCGAATCCACCAAAGCAGGTTCTGACAGAGACAGCTGTCTATAAGAAACGTTATAAAAAATTGCAATCAGAAAGAATGTTCATCTATAGTTCATTCGCTGATTTATCAAACTGGTTAAAAAAATAA
- the glyQ gene encoding glycine--tRNA ligase subunit alpha has translation MKEKVTVQKMIQILQSYWADQGCLLLNAYDTEKGAGTMSPYTFLRAIGPEPWNAAYVEPSRRPADGRYGENPNRLYQHHQFQVVMKPSPSNIQELYLKSLEALGINPLEHDIRFVEDNWENPSLGCAGLGWEVWLDGMEITQFTYFQQVGGLDCYPVTSELTYGIERLASYIQNVDSVYDLDWTEGVKYGEIFYQPEYEHSKYSFEESNPELLANLFEVYNEEALKQIENGLVHPAYDYVLKCSHTFNLMDARGMVSATDRAGFLARIRNMARKLAVAFVEKRKELGFPLLDEAERERLLKEEA, from the coding sequence ATGAAAGAAAAAGTAACTGTTCAAAAAATGATACAAATTCTTCAAAGTTATTGGGCAGACCAAGGATGTTTACTATTAAACGCATATGATACTGAAAAAGGTGCAGGTACAATGAGTCCCTATACATTTTTACGTGCGATTGGACCTGAACCATGGAATGCGGCGTACGTAGAGCCATCACGTCGTCCTGCCGATGGTCGTTACGGTGAAAACCCAAATCGTCTATACCAACATCATCAATTCCAAGTAGTAATGAAACCTTCACCAAGCAATATTCAAGAGCTTTACTTAAAAAGCTTGGAAGCACTAGGCATCAATCCATTGGAGCATGATATTCGTTTCGTAGAAGATAACTGGGAGAACCCTTCTCTTGGCTGTGCTGGATTAGGTTGGGAAGTATGGTTGGACGGAATGGAAATAACCCAGTTTACATATTTCCAACAAGTTGGCGGTTTAGACTGCTACCCTGTAACGAGTGAATTGACTTACGGAATTGAACGTTTGGCTTCTTATATCCAAAATGTGGATAGTGTTTACGATTTAGACTGGACTGAAGGCGTAAAATACGGAGAGATTTTCTATCAACCAGAGTATGAACATTCAAAATACTCGTTCGAAGAAAGTAATCCAGAGTTATTGGCGAACCTTTTTGAAGTTTACAATGAAGAAGCATTAAAACAGATTGAGAATGGTTTGGTTCATCCCGCTTATGACTATGTATTGAAATGTTCACATACGTTTAACTTAATGGATGCACGTGGCATGGTTTCCGCAACGGATAGAGCCGGCTTCTTAGCACGTATCCGTAATATGGCACGTAAATTAGCTGTCGCTTTTGTTGAAAAGAGAAAAGAACTGGGATTCCCGCTTCTTGACGAAGCTGAACGCGAGCGTTTGTTGAAGGAGGAAGCATAA